From the Equus quagga isolate Etosha38 chromosome 16, UCLA_HA_Equagga_1.0, whole genome shotgun sequence genome, one window contains:
- the COMMD5 gene encoding COMM domain-containing protein 5 encodes MSAVGAAYLHHPGDSHSGRVSFLGAQLPPEVAAMPRLLGDLDRGTFRKLLKLVVSSLQGEDCREAVQCLGAGADLPEERLGALLAGMHTLLQQALRLPLASLKPDAFKDQLQELCLPQDLVVDLASVVFGSQRPILDSVARQQGAWLPHVADLRWRVDVAISTSSLARSLQPSVLMQLKLSDGSAHRFEVSTAKFQELRYSVALVLKEMADLEKRCERKLQD; translated from the coding sequence ATGTCTGCCGTGGGGGCTGCATACCTACATCACCCTGGTGACAGTCACAGTGGCCGGGTGAGTTTCCTGGGGGCCCAGCTCCCCCCAGAGGTGGCAGCAATGCCCCGGCTCCTGGGGGACCTGGACAGGGGCACATTCAGAAAGTTGTTGAAGCTGGTGGTCAGCAGCCTACAGGGAGAGGATTGTCGTGAGGCTGTGCAGTGCCTCGGGGCTGGTGCGGACCTGCCAGAGGAGCGGCTGGGTGCCCTGCTCGCCGGCATGCACACCCTGCTCCAGCAGGCCCTCCGGCTGCCTTTGGCCAGCCTGAAGCCCGATGCCTTCAAGGACCAGCTCCAGGAGCTCTGCCTCCCCCAAGACCTAGTCGTGGATTTGGCCAGCGTGGTATTTGGGAGCCAGCGGCCTATTCTCGACTCCGTGGCCAGGCAGCAGGGGGCCTGGCTGCCCCATGTTGCCGACTTGCGGTGGAGGGTAGACGTGGCGATCTCCACCAGCAGCCTGGCCCGCTCCCTGCAGCCGAGCGTCCTGATGCAGCTGAAGCTGTCAGATGGGTCGGCACACCGCTTCGAGGTCTCCACAGCCAAGTTCCAGGAGCTGCGCTACAGCGTGGCCCTGGTCCTGAAGGAGATGGCTGACCTGGAGAAGAGGTGTGAGCGCAAACTGCAGGACTGA